A stretch of Brachyspira suanatina DNA encodes these proteins:
- a CDS encoding basic amino acid ABC transporter substrate-binding protein — protein sequence MFKNNIIKIVIALSMVLVLFISCQKKEEKNKLYVGTNAEFEPFEYREGDKIVGFDMDLIAEAAKLIGKEIEIVDMQFDGLLPALEAKKIDVIAAGMTATEERKKFVNFTEPYYNSKQSIVVQAANTDITSFDNFTGKKIGVVLGYTGDILVSEMPNVEVQKFNTTAETILALKSQKVDAVVLDYEPAKNYVAQNTELKLVETDAAVEEYSIAMRKEDTELLAQMNDALKTLKENGTYDALISKYFGK from the coding sequence ATGTTTAAGAATAATATTATAAAAATAGTTATAGCTTTGTCAATGGTTTTAGTTCTATTCATAAGCTGTCAAAAGAAAGAAGAAAAAAACAAATTATATGTAGGTACTAATGCAGAATTTGAGCCTTTTGAATACAGAGAAGGTGATAAAATAGTTGGTTTTGATATGGATTTAATAGCAGAAGCAGCTAAGTTAATAGGTAAAGAAATAGAAATAGTGGATATGCAGTTTGACGGACTACTTCCTGCTTTAGAGGCTAAAAAAATAGACGTTATTGCAGCTGGTATGACAGCAACTGAAGAAAGAAAAAAGTTTGTTAATTTCACAGAGCCTTATTATAATTCAAAACAGTCTATAGTAGTTCAGGCAGCAAATACAGATATAACTTCTTTTGATAATTTTACAGGTAAGAAAATAGGTGTTGTTTTAGGATATACAGGTGACATTTTGGTAAGCGAGATGCCTAATGTAGAAGTTCAGAAATTCAATACTACTGCAGAAACAATATTAGCTTTGAAATCTCAGAAAGTTGATGCTGTTGTATTAGATTATGAGCCTGCTAAGAACTATGTAGCTCAGAATACTGAATTAAAATTGGTAGAAACTGATGCTGCTGTTGAAGAGTATTCTATTGCTATGAGAAAAGAAGATACAGAACTTCTTGCTCAAATGAATGATGCTTTAAAAACACTTAAAGAAAACGGCACTTATGATGCTTTAATAAGTAAGTATTTTGGGAAATAA
- a CDS encoding LemA family protein: MRGSAVAIIFIIVNIIAISIFMIVSTTSIKESILTEEKLSRESLDSILDTYYKKNIASENYYNAVSVIPKIDIYVLHSLSNYIERIKSIEADSTLIEKPLTFQEYQYIQARITENINKINYTARNYPVLRTNLNYIEAINEMRPIIEDEKKYISAYNDHVLEYNRLTTTPPSSIVAGIMGKFPFLKFETGTNIIAQTSHMFQ, from the coding sequence ATGAGAGGTTCTGCGGTAGCAATAATATTTATCATAGTGAATATAATAGCTATCAGCATATTTATGATAGTATCCACTACTTCAATAAAAGAATCTATATTAACAGAAGAAAAATTATCTAGAGAATCATTGGACTCTATATTAGATACTTATTATAAAAAAAATATAGCCTCAGAAAATTATTATAATGCAGTATCTGTAATACCAAAAATAGATATATACGTTTTGCATTCTTTAAGCAATTATATAGAAAGAATAAAATCAATAGAAGCAGACTCTACTTTAATAGAAAAGCCATTAACATTTCAGGAATATCAATATATTCAGGCAAGAATAACTGAAAATATAAATAAAATTAATTATACGGCTAGAAATTATCCGGTATTAAGAACAAATCTTAATTACATAGAAGCTATAAATGAAATGCGTCCTATAATAGAAGATGAAAAAAAATATATATCCGCTTATAATGATCATGTCTTGGAATATAACAGACTTACTACAACTCCGCCTTCAAGTATAGTAGCAGGTATAATGGGTAAATTTCCTTTCTTAAAATTTGAAACAGGAACTAATATTATAGCACAAACTTCACATATGTTTCAATAA
- a CDS encoding YtxH domain-containing protein, giving the protein MSKEVSGMFSFLLGLSAGLALGVLFAPKAGEETREDIKETMDNIKYKVDDIYHRSVLKTSELVEKGKERTNDFFEKRKKKSSEETVEE; this is encoded by the coding sequence ATGTCTAAAGAAGTATCAGGTATGTTTTCATTTTTACTAGGCTTATCAGCTGGTTTAGCATTAGGTGTACTATTTGCTCCAAAAGCAGGTGAAGAAACAAGAGAAGATATCAAAGAAACTATGGACAATATCAAATATAAAGTAGATGATATTTATCATAGAAGCGTATTAAAAACTTCAGAATTAGTTGAAAAAGGAAAAGAAAGAACTAATGATTTCTTTGAAAAAAGAAAGAAAAAATCTTCTGAAGAAACTGTTGAAGAATAA
- a CDS encoding sulfatase family protein, with protein sequence MNIIYIHTHDSGRILSPYGYNTKNDALLNFAQDSLLFREAYAASPTCSPSRSALLTGMYPHSNGMLGLAQRGFSIYDYSKHLVQFLKGNNYHTVLCGIQHEAGSYLDHKNGANVIGYDEDISTDNTGLKEEELHNWDYNNSLNAAQWISNYNSDKPFFMSFGFFATHRKFPINNENGENPNYVKPPMPIVDNEYTRRDYARYLDSAKYFDKAFDNIIKAIKKAGIYDKSIIIFTTDHGIAFPFAKCNLKDSGIAVSFIMRVPNSKLNGEVYDNLISHVDVFPTLCDLIGVKKPNYLQGISFAEIFNSKDTEIRKEIFSEINFHTSYEPVRSIRTKRYKYIKYYDDSYLNINLSNIDNSESKDYYINNDLKTIEKSKEALYDLLYDIGENNNLINDNKYADILQNLRNSLDKIMKETNDPLLNGNIQVDKKWKVNKVTCLNPSSKDPNDYL encoded by the coding sequence ATGAATATCATATATATACATACTCATGACAGCGGAAGAATATTAAGTCCATATGGATATAATACTAAAAATGATGCGCTTTTGAATTTTGCTCAGGATAGTCTTTTATTTAGAGAAGCATATGCAGCATCTCCTACATGTTCTCCAAGCAGATCAGCTTTATTAACAGGAATGTATCCTCATTCTAATGGAATGCTAGGGCTTGCTCAAAGGGGATTCAGCATATACGATTACTCAAAACATTTAGTACAATTTTTAAAAGGCAATAATTATCATACTGTTTTATGCGGAATACAGCATGAAGCAGGTTCATATCTTGATCATAAAAATGGTGCAAATGTTATAGGATACGATGAAGATATATCAACTGATAATACAGGATTAAAAGAAGAAGAATTGCATAATTGGGATTATAATAACTCATTGAATGCTGCTCAATGGATTTCTAATTATAATTCAGATAAGCCGTTTTTTATGTCTTTTGGATTTTTTGCAACTCACAGAAAATTCCCTATAAATAATGAAAACGGAGAAAATCCTAATTATGTAAAACCTCCAATGCCTATAGTGGATAATGAATATACTAGAAGAGATTATGCAAGATATTTAGATTCAGCAAAATATTTTGATAAAGCATTTGATAATATTATCAAAGCTATAAAAAAAGCAGGTATTTATGACAAATCCATTATCATATTCACTACAGATCATGGAATAGCATTTCCATTTGCAAAATGTAATTTGAAAGATAGCGGAATAGCTGTTTCATTTATAATGAGAGTGCCAAACTCAAAATTAAACGGCGAAGTATATGATAATTTAATCTCTCATGTTGATGTATTTCCTACTTTATGCGATTTAATCGGAGTGAAAAAACCTAATTATTTACAAGGAATATCTTTTGCTGAAATATTTAATTCTAAAGATACTGAAATTAGAAAAGAAATATTCTCTGAAATTAATTTCCATACATCCTATGAACCTGTTAGATCTATAAGAACAAAAAGATATAAATACATAAAATATTATGATGATAGTTATTTAAATATCAATTTGTCTAATATAGATAATTCTGAGTCAAAAGATTATTATATCAATAACGATTTAAAAACTATTGAAAAGTCTAAAGAAGCATTGTATGATCTTCTATATGATATAGGAGAAAATAATAATCTTATTAATGATAATAAATATGCAGATATATTACAAAATCTTAGAAATAGTTTAGATAAGATTATGAAAGAAACAAATGATCCTCTTTTAAATGGAAATATACAAGTTGATAAAAAATGGAAAGTAAATAAAGTTACTTGTTTAAATCCTAGTTCTAAGGATCCAAATGACTATTTATAA
- a CDS encoding PaaI family thioesterase has protein sequence MELKVLNKQNNSRMCLVCGFKNDLSLKAEFYELEDKSLCALVTFKDVHQGYPSRVHGGILAAILDETIGRAMMPYTGEDKWGVTMTLTTKYKRPVPINEEIRIIGKITSGDGRIFEGEGYILLNDDKVAVTAKGTYICMGLEKIAEMDPNNEEDWTVEKKDTDPTIINIP, from the coding sequence ATGGAATTAAAAGTATTAAATAAACAAAACAATTCAAGAATGTGTTTAGTATGCGGTTTTAAAAATGATTTAAGTTTGAAAGCTGAATTTTATGAATTAGAAGATAAATCATTATGTGCTTTGGTAACTTTTAAAGATGTGCATCAAGGTTATCCATCAAGAGTTCATGGCGGTATACTTGCTGCTATATTAGATGAAACTATAGGAAGAGCTATGATGCCTTATACAGGAGAAGATAAATGGGGTGTTACTATGACACTTACAACAAAATATAAAAGACCTGTACCTATTAATGAAGAAATCAGAATAATAGGAAAAATCACTTCCGGAGACGGCAGAATATTTGAAGGCGAAGGTTATATACTTCTTAATGATGATAAAGTTGCAGTAACAGCTAAAGGTACATATATATGTATGGGACTTGAAAAAATAGCTGAGATGGATCCTAATAATGAGGAAGATTGGACAGTTGAGAAAAAAGATACCGATCCTACAATAATAAATATACCTTAA
- a CDS encoding DUF948 domain-containing protein has protein sequence MQDITFQINVIAISLAFIAISILILVLAIFFVLLAGYFRFTNRFDRILANIESISEKIGSITDTVNDEANKVKVTLDSIHDSFNSLSNSINNFSSITTDISNNFSIINIFKSIFALFTGKNRKKDDFTENDDDDF, from the coding sequence ATGCAAGATATTACATTTCAAATTAATGTTATAGCTATATCTTTAGCTTTCATAGCTATTTCTATATTGATATTAGTATTAGCTATATTTTTTGTTTTACTTGCAGGTTATTTTAGATTTACTAATAGGTTCGATAGAATACTTGCAAATATCGAATCTATTAGTGAAAAAATAGGAAGCATCACTGATACAGTTAATGATGAAGCTAATAAAGTAAAAGTAACATTAGACAGCATACATGATTCTTTTAATAGTTTATCTAATAGTATTAATAATTTCAGTTCTATAACTACAGATATATCTAATAATTTTAGTATTATTAATATATTTAAGTCTATATTTGCCTTATTCACTGGTAAAAATAGAAAAAAAGATGATTTCACAGAAAATGATGATGATGATTTTTGA
- a CDS encoding PTS transporter subunit EIIC: MSSNLLTFLKDEIGGLGQRLGKAIMMPIAVLPVAGLFLGIPAALSSQAVKTTYPILSNVVLQDILSIMNAVGNGVFTALPLIFAVGISVGLAKNEKGAAGLSGTVGYFVLLTSISALLTITGKMAPEGVDMRLLGQGMQFGIKTLNMNVFGGILAGVVTGIVHNRFYKTKLPDYLAFFGGSRFVPIVNTVVFLFVGLIMFFIWPGIANIISYIGKITQNLGLLGAFIYGLILRLFYIIGLHHVFYLPFWTTAAGGTLEVGGKVIEGWQQIFLAQLADPNTVKYFSNIALYNSGRYIHMIFGLPAVCLAMYYSIPKGPKRKATFGFLLSIALTCFITGVTEPISFALLFASPMLFIAEAILFAFSFLVAALLNITIGSTFSAGILEFLLFGVFQGNSKTNYLSLLLVGIPVAVVYFFVFKFLIKKLHAKTPGLDDDTELSSEMKLNVDFKGNPQMILDALGGIENIVELDNCATRLRVTVKKIEPVNIENLKKTGSPNAIVRGKNIQVIYGPKVNLIRTEIDEYLQSIGKTI, from the coding sequence ATGTCAAGTAATTTATTAACCTTTTTAAAAGATGAAATAGGCGGTCTTGGTCAAAGATTAGGAAAGGCAATTATGATGCCTATAGCTGTTTTGCCTGTAGCAGGTTTGTTCTTAGGAATACCAGCAGCATTATCATCTCAGGCAGTTAAAACTACATACCCTATACTTAGTAATGTAGTATTGCAGGATATTTTATCTATAATGAATGCAGTTGGTAATGGTGTTTTCACAGCACTTCCATTAATATTTGCTGTAGGTATATCTGTTGGTTTAGCTAAAAATGAAAAAGGAGCTGCAGGATTATCCGGAACTGTAGGTTATTTTGTACTTCTTACTTCTATCAGTGCCTTACTTACTATAACAGGAAAAATGGCTCCTGAAGGCGTTGATATGAGATTATTAGGTCAGGGCATGCAATTTGGAATAAAAACTCTTAATATGAATGTATTTGGCGGTATATTAGCAGGAGTAGTAACAGGAATAGTTCATAATAGATTTTATAAAACTAAATTACCTGATTATCTTGCTTTCTTTGGAGGATCTAGATTTGTCCCTATAGTAAATACTGTTGTTTTCTTATTTGTAGGTTTAATAATGTTCTTTATATGGCCTGGAATAGCAAATATAATTTCCTATATAGGTAAAATAACTCAAAATTTAGGATTATTAGGAGCATTCATATACGGACTTATATTAAGACTATTCTACATAATAGGATTGCACCATGTATTTTATCTTCCTTTCTGGACTACAGCAGCAGGCGGTACTTTAGAAGTTGGCGGAAAAGTAATAGAAGGATGGCAGCAAATATTCTTAGCACAGCTTGCAGATCCAAATACTGTTAAATACTTTAGCAACATAGCTTTATATAACAGTGGAAGATACATACATATGATATTCGGACTTCCTGCAGTTTGTCTTGCTATGTATTATTCTATACCAAAAGGTCCTAAAAGAAAAGCAACTTTTGGTTTCCTATTATCAATAGCTTTAACATGTTTTATAACAGGAGTTACAGAGCCTATATCATTTGCATTGTTATTTGCATCTCCTATGCTTTTTATTGCTGAAGCTATACTATTTGCTTTCTCATTCCTTGTAGCAGCATTATTAAATATTACTATAGGATCTACATTCTCAGCAGGTATATTAGAGTTTTTATTATTCGGAGTATTCCAAGGAAATTCAAAAACTAATTATTTATCATTATTGCTTGTAGGCATACCTGTAGCTGTAGTATATTTCTTTGTATTTAAATTCTTAATTAAAAAATTACATGCTAAAACACCTGGTTTAGATGATGATACAGAATTAAGCTCTGAAATGAAATTAAATGTAGATTTCAAAGGTAATCCTCAAATGATATTAGATGCTTTAGGAGGAATAGAAAATATTGTAGAATTGGATAACTGTGCTACTAGATTAAGAGTAACAGTGAAAAAAATAGAACCTGTTAATATAGAGAATTTAAAGAAAACAGGAAGCCCTAATGCAATAGTTAGAGGTAAAAATATTCAGGTTATATACGGACCTAAAGTTAATTTGATAAGAACAGAGATAGATGAATATTTACAATCTATAGGAAAAACAATATAA
- a CDS encoding site-2 protease family protein, with protein sequence MVYEIFSNKLSIGIISYVVFIISASTHEYSHARTAFMFGDRTAMSLGRLTLNPLAHIDILGSVVLPIIAAVTGIPVIGWMKAVPVNPHNFNNFERDQALVSFAGPFANLVIATVSFIILKILTFNVDGTFIIYKIIMFLEHNGNALSNILINALPVILTMLVMFYMINIMLMFFNFLPFPPLDGGWILRFFLSPKGKDTYDRIYPYGFLILYALLFFGILRTILAFIQTISQHLLGKSINIIFSI encoded by the coding sequence ATGGTTTATGAAATATTTTCTAACAAACTTTCAATAGGCATTATATCCTATGTTGTATTTATAATATCAGCAAGTACACATGAATATTCTCATGCTAGAACAGCATTTATGTTTGGAGATAGAACAGCTATGAGTCTTGGAAGGCTTACTTTAAATCCTTTAGCACATATTGATATATTAGGAAGTGTAGTTCTTCCAATAATTGCAGCAGTTACAGGTATTCCGGTTATAGGCTGGATGAAAGCTGTACCTGTTAATCCTCATAATTTTAATAATTTTGAAAGAGATCAGGCATTGGTATCATTTGCAGGTCCTTTTGCCAATCTTGTGATAGCAACTGTATCATTTATTATATTGAAAATACTTACATTTAATGTAGATGGTACTTTTATCATATATAAAATAATAATGTTTTTAGAGCATAATGGTAATGCTTTATCTAATATTTTAATTAATGCCTTGCCTGTAATTTTAACAATGTTAGTTATGTTTTATATGATCAATATAATGCTTATGTTTTTTAATTTTCTTCCTTTTCCTCCATTAGACGGCGGTTGGATATTAAGATTTTTCTTATCTCCTAAAGGAAAAGATACTTACGATAGAATATATCCTTATGGTTTTTTAATACTTTATGCATTGTTATTCTTTGGAATATTAAGAACTATACTAGCATTCATACAGACCATATCCCAGCATTTATTAGGAAAGAGTATTAATATTATATTTTCTATATGA
- a CDS encoding glycosyltransferase family 2 protein, producing the protein MKINELVSILVPVYNIEKTIEKNINILIEKVSPFFMNFEIIISDDGSSDNSKEEIKKLCDNFQNNNTNKNLKNIIGIYARENQGKGHALKRACEMSSGEYIIFCDGDMEIDPSQLENFFVIMQKENADVVIGSKRHKDSIVNYSNIRKLISFIYFMFVKVFFHLPIQDTQTGLKLFKRDAIINIFPRILVKAFAYDLEVLVACNSNDKKIVSAPVIVNPNRHFGFIRFPILWRTFIDTLAIFYRLNIVHFYKDLFCELKEKPLVSIIIPLKKINDYIKEETEYLLEQIYTNFEVIILPDKYTEDEIDIELFKDSRIRIIETGELPPAIKRAIGVKKSNGNILAFLDDDTYPEKDWLLNALRAMESTKISALGGPAINTPKDNFSKQISGLIYSSTLMSGKHKARYIPDKVQYVNDYPSCNFIITRELYDRVGGFDSEYWPGEDTILCNNIMKENEKILYTPEALVYHHRRDLFFGHFKQLKSYAWHRGYFVKRFGGNSLSLSYFIPSIFLLYTIFVPFALYFNLPQVLNNYIPAINKNIFLALLLFPHSFYVLCLIGSWVSTLSPIKGFCKAVGIFLSHLTYGVFFIKGFITGFIKK; encoded by the coding sequence ATGAAAATAAATGAATTAGTATCTATATTGGTTCCTGTATATAATATAGAAAAAACAATAGAAAAAAATATTAATATACTTATAGAAAAAGTTTCTCCTTTTTTTATGAATTTTGAAATAATTATTTCTGATGATGGAAGCAGCGATAATTCAAAAGAAGAAATAAAAAAATTATGTGATAACTTTCAAAATAATAATACTAATAAAAATTTAAAAAATATAATAGGTATTTATGCAAGAGAAAATCAAGGCAAGGGACATGCTTTAAAAAGAGCATGCGAAATGTCAAGCGGTGAATATATAATATTTTGTGATGGAGATATGGAAATAGATCCTTCTCAATTAGAAAATTTCTTTGTTATTATGCAAAAAGAAAATGCTGATGTTGTTATAGGCTCTAAAAGGCATAAAGATTCTATAGTTAATTATTCTAATATAAGAAAATTAATATCTTTTATATATTTTATGTTTGTGAAGGTATTTTTTCATCTTCCAATACAGGATACTCAAACAGGATTAAAACTTTTTAAAAGAGATGCCATTATAAATATTTTTCCTAGAATATTAGTTAAGGCTTTTGCTTATGATTTAGAAGTATTAGTGGCTTGCAATTCTAATGATAAAAAAATAGTATCTGCTCCTGTTATAGTTAATCCTAATAGGCATTTTGGATTTATTAGATTTCCTATTCTTTGGAGAACATTCATTGATACATTAGCGATATTTTATAGGCTTAATATTGTTCATTTTTATAAAGATTTATTTTGCGAGTTAAAAGAAAAACCGCTTGTAAGTATTATAATACCTTTAAAAAAAATCAATGATTATATAAAAGAAGAAACAGAATATTTACTTGAACAGATATATACAAACTTTGAAGTGATAATACTTCCAGACAAATATACAGAAGATGAAATTGATATAGAATTATTTAAAGACAGCAGAATAAGAATAATAGAAACAGGAGAACTTCCTCCTGCAATAAAAAGAGCTATAGGAGTAAAAAAATCTAATGGTAATATATTAGCATTTTTAGATGATGATACATATCCTGAAAAAGATTGGCTTTTAAATGCATTGAGGGCTATGGAGAGCACAAAAATTTCTGCTTTAGGCGGTCCTGCTATAAATACACCTAAGGACAATTTTTCAAAACAGATAAGCGGACTCATTTACAGTTCAACACTTATGAGCGGAAAGCATAAGGCTAGATATATCCCAGACAAAGTTCAGTATGTTAACGACTATCCTAGCTGCAATTTTATTATTACAAGAGAGCTTTATGATAGGGTAGGAGGTTTTGACAGTGAGTATTGGCCTGGTGAAGATACTATTCTTTGCAATAACATCATGAAAGAAAATGAAAAAATATTATATACTCCTGAGGCATTAGTTTATCATCATAGAAGGGATTTATTCTTCGGACATTTCAAGCAGTTAAAAAGTTATGCTTGGCATAGGGGATATTTTGTTAAAAGATTTGGAGGCAACTCTTTAAGTTTATCATATTTCATTCCTTCAATATTCTTACTTTATACAATTTTTGTGCCTTTTGCTTTATATTTTAATTTACCCCAAGTTTTAAATAATTATATTCCAGCTATTAATAAAAATATATTTTTAGCTTTATTATTATTTCCTCATAGTTTTTATGTATTATGTTTGATTGGAAGCTGGGTTAGTACATTATCGCCTATAAAGGGTTTTTGTAAGGCTGTAGGTATATTTTTATCGCATCTTACTTATGGTGTATTTTTTATAAAAGGTTTTATAACAGGATTTATAAAAAAATAA
- a CDS encoding GntR family transcriptional regulator translates to MKSTSKYKIIENYILDKINSSYYKNGDCIPTEYELAKQFNVSRLTVRHATDNLVAKGFLVRTRGSGTYIAKSNIISRSIPIKSFTNEMSTLGKKVETKVIIFNIIQKSERISHILKIPEDEEIYYFERLRLADGIPMMYESTYMSVSKFPDLSYEVLLNSKYDYVEKKKNKKIVCCEHTIVPIIIEDENIKKLMGILDNTPVLKIHNITYLEEGDVLDYTELIINTQYYQYNITKTI, encoded by the coding sequence ATGAAGTCTACATCGAAATACAAAATCATAGAAAATTATATACTAGATAAAATTAATAGTTCATATTATAAAAATGGGGATTGCATACCAACAGAATATGAATTAGCTAAACAATTTAATGTAAGCAGATTAACAGTAAGGCATGCTACAGATAATTTAGTTGCTAAAGGTTTTTTGGTAAGAACTAGAGGAAGCGGTACATATATAGCTAAATCTAATATAATTTCAAGAAGCATACCTATAAAAAGTTTTACTAATGAGATGTCAACATTAGGCAAAAAAGTAGAAACTAAAGTAATAATATTTAATATAATTCAAAAATCTGAAAGAATATCGCATATATTAAAAATACCTGAAGATGAAGAAATATATTATTTTGAAAGATTAAGACTTGCTGATGGAATACCTATGATGTATGAAAGCACATATATGTCTGTGAGTAAATTTCCTGATTTGTCTTATGAAGTGCTTCTTAATTCTAAATATGATTATGTAGAGAAGAAAAAAAATAAAAAAATAGTATGCTGCGAACATACTATTGTACCAATCATAATAGAAGATGAGAATATAAAAAAATTAATGGGGATATTAGATAATACCCCCGTTTTAAAAATACATAATATTACATATCTTGAAGAAGGAGATGTATTGGATTATACCGAGCTTATAATAAATACTCAGTATTATCAATACAACATAACAAAAACTATTTAA
- a CDS encoding amino acid ABC transporter ATP-binding protein, which translates to MIKVRNLYKQFGKLEVLKGIDVDIAKGEIIAVIGPSGSGKSTFLRCLNRLEEPSQGDIIINGKNIMDKDTDINVIRQELGMVFQHFNLFPHKTVMENITLAPMKVKKISKENAEKKAIELLNKVGLVDKKDVYPSKLSGGQKQRIAIARALAMEPDIMLFDEPTSALDPEMIKEVLDVMIELAREGMTMIIVTHEMGFAKNVATRILFMNDGKILEDEKPNEFFSNPKHDRVKEFLYKVLNH; encoded by the coding sequence GTGATTAAGGTAAGAAATTTATATAAACAATTTGGAAAATTAGAAGTTCTTAAAGGTATAGATGTTGATATTGCAAAAGGAGAAATTATCGCTGTAATAGGACCTTCAGGAAGCGGTAAATCTACTTTTTTAAGATGCTTAAACAGACTTGAAGAACCTTCTCAAGGTGATATTATCATAAATGGCAAAAATATCATGGATAAAGACACTGATATTAATGTTATAAGACAGGAACTTGGAATGGTATTTCAGCATTTCAATTTATTTCCTCATAAAACTGTTATGGAAAATATCACTTTAGCCCCTATGAAAGTAAAAAAAATTTCAAAAGAAAATGCTGAGAAAAAAGCTATAGAACTTCTTAATAAAGTAGGTTTGGTTGATAAAAAAGATGTTTATCCTAGCAAGCTTTCAGGAGGACAGAAACAGAGAATAGCTATAGCAAGAGCTTTGGCTATGGAGCCTGATATTATGCTTTTTGATGAGCCTACTTCTGCTTTGGATCCTGAAATGATTAAAGAGGTTTTAGATGTTATGATAGAGCTTGCCAGAGAAGGCATGACTATGATAATTGTTACTCATGAAATGGGTTTTGCTAAGAATGTTGCTACTAGAATACTTTTTATGAATGACGGAAAGATACTTGAGGATGAAAAACCTAATGAGTTCTTCTCTAATCCTAAACATGATAGAGTAAAAGAATTCTTGTATAAAGTATTGAATCATTAA
- a CDS encoding amino acid ABC transporter permease, which produces MLEYLELLKLIFISNERYIYIIKGLLFSVGTTACSTIIGVILGILVALLQLSEFYPFKNSKKFKDFNPLSKLAFWYVNILRGTPVVVQLMIWANVIFVDSLRDTPILIIAAIAFGINSGAYVAEIIRAGIQSLDKGQMEAARALGMNYSMSMKEIIIPQAIKKILPPLVSEFIALLKETSVVGFIGGVDLLRSANIITSQTYRGVEPLIAVGIIYFILTSVFAMIMKRVEEGLRESD; this is translated from the coding sequence ATGCTTGAATATTTAGAACTTCTAAAGTTAATATTCATATCAAATGAGAGATACATCTATATTATAAAAGGATTATTATTTTCTGTAGGAACAACAGCATGCTCTACTATAATAGGTGTTATACTAGGTATATTAGTGGCATTGCTTCAGCTTTCTGAATTTTATCCGTTCAAAAACTCTAAAAAGTTCAAAGATTTCAATCCTTTATCAAAATTGGCATTCTGGTATGTAAATATTTTAAGAGGAACTCCTGTTGTAGTACAGCTCATGATATGGGCTAATGTTATTTTTGTTGATAGTTTAAGAGATACTCCAATACTTATTATAGCGGCAATTGCTTTTGGAATAAACTCCGGAGCTTATGTTGCTGAAATTATAAGAGCAGGCATACAAAGTTTGGATAAAGGACAAATGGAAGCTGCAAGGGCTTTAGGTATGAATTATTCTATGTCTATGAAAGAAATTATAATACCTCAGGCTATCAAAAAAATACTTCCTCCTCTTGTAAGCGAGTTTATAGCATTGCTTAAAGAAACTTCTGTTGTTGGATTTATAGGCGGAGTTGATTTGCTTAGATCTGCTAACATCATTACAAGTCAAACATATAGAGGAGTTGAGCCTTTAATTGCTGTGGGAATAATATATTTTATACTTACTTCTGTATTTGCGATGATTATGAAGAGAGTAGAGGAGGGTTTGAGAGAAAGTGATTAA